CGGTGGTGCGGTTCGGCCGATGGCGGTCcggcgacctggtggtggtggccgggggTGCGCGTGGGGGTGGTGCTTTCACTTGACGGCTCTCTGCGCGAGGAGGCAAGGGAGCGGCTTGGAGAGGGGCGGCAGCGTCGACGGCGTGCCGGCTGCAGCGCGAAGGCGGGAACTTTACGGGCTTCGGAGATCCCAGCCGGGCCTGTGCGACCACGGGCCTGATATGTTCCTGCTATTGTGTCCGGTCAGCTACCGGCttcgacggtggaggtggggccctcgtgCGTGCCGACGGTGCTGCTGCCCTAGTCCCAGCTCCTATTCTTCCTTGTGTGGACCATGCTtcacggtgccgtggtgagacgacgTGGGAAGCTTCGTGACCGGGTTGGCGCAGGGTAAGGGTCTGTGTGGTGGCGAGCTCTGGAGTGCCTAGGGTGgaggttgggatcgggggaaatccctgttggcttggccgacaccgatgcggtggcgcttgtgggtaccgcctgaccttcctggagggcgtcggggctacccttcctctctcctcacagtgtaccgggggaaacccttggcagcagtgtCGTCATCGTCGCGTCCCTCCTTGGAGGTGCTGATTGGTACCGGTGCTTCGGAGGCTCGGTGCTTAGTGGGCGTTCTTCGGTGGGTGCAGCGGCCACGAGGCTTTTTCGTTTTGTCGatctgccgttgttggcatttgtttctcttgtattttttctcttcttttcttttgggcgtgactgtgctgcttccgtCCCAGCACCTATCCTGAGATGTATCGGTTGGTTGCCTCGGCCGCATGTTTTTCCTTTTCCACGAGATCTTGTTTCAGCACCTGGAGGCCACGTTGTGAAACCTTGTGTTGAAGCGCCGAATGCGCCACCTCCAGTCCCATGGCCTTGGGGTGACCCGCATGGAGAGGTGTTGGAGCATGCGCATGTTGCGCCAGCTGCTGGTCGAGAAGTCGCGCTCCGCCTCGCACAGCACGTCGTACAGCTCGTCCGTCTTGTGCTGGACCTTGCGCAGCACCTCCTTGCAACGAGCTTGCTCcgaggccgccgccaccgccggtgaGGTGGCCGTTGGCTGGAGCAGGGAGCCGCCGAGCCTCCGCGCCTGGGCTTCTGGGTCGCTGGGTTAGGGTGTGTTTGCTTGGGCTGCAGCTGCAAGGGCCCCGGCTGGAAGGAGCTGGAAACTGCACATCTATATAAACAGATCACTGAGAGGAGTGTCACTACTAGTAGTAGATGAAAGTAGCATTAGCAGTTCATGTGTTTACCCAATCGAGCTAGCAGTCAAAAAATTGCACTTTTATATGAGCAGAATACTACACAGGAGCAGTGTCACTAGTGGTAGATGAAAATAGCATTAGCTATTCATGTCTTTATTAAACAGCTTCATCACAGTCTTGCTCGCACAGCAGCTCAATCTCATCAGGTGGCGCATCTTAACCACAAAACAGTTTTACGAGAACAAGTGTGCGACTTGCTTTATTAAGCTCGCGCCGAATGGTAGCATTATGCAATTAGTCCCTCATAACTTTTTAAAATATATTTCTGAATTCAAAAACATTCACGAATTAAACAAAATTCCGTTTCCCCGGCGCCGGCGAGGTTGTCGACGACAGAGTAGAGCGTGAAGAACCCGATGATCTCGGCGACGTTATGAACCCGcatgtagaaccactcttgtttTTTGAGGAAGACTCCCGGGCATGCATGGAGAGGTGCTGGAGCAGTCGCCCGTTGCGTCATTTTTATTTCATTCCTGGACGAGGATGCGGCCCATCTAGACCAGAACGGCCCGGCCCAGAACGCGATGCGGCCCATCCAGACCAGAACGGCCCGGCCCAGAACGCGANNNNNNNNNNNNNNNNNNNNNNNNNNNNNNNNNNNNNNNNNNNNNNNNNNNNNNNNNNNNNNNNNNNNNNNNNNNNNNNNNNNNNNNNNNNNNNNNNNNNNNNNNNNNNNNNNNNNNNNNNNNNNNNNNNNNNNNNNNNNNNNNNNNNNNNNNNNNNNNNNNNNNNNNNNNNNNNNNNNNNNNNNNNNNNNNNNNNNNNNNNNNNNNNNNNNNNNNNNNNNNNNNNNNNNNNNNNNNNNNNNTCCAGACCAGAACGGCCCGGCCCCTCTCTTCTTCTTCATGAGCACGGAAGGAAAGCCGATCCAGTTCCAGTTCCACACACCCCACCCCACCCCTCTCCCCTTTCCGGCGAGAAGATGGCGGCGGTGCAGGTCGCGTCCGCGCTCTCCGTGCCGCTCCTCTCGGCGCTGCTCGGCGGGGCCGTCGCGCTCGTCTTCCTCGCCGGGTACCTGCGCCGCAAGCGCGCCGACATCGCGCAcctgccgccctccgccgccgccgccgccgccgccccggacctGCCCAAGCAGGTCCGCCCCGCCGGCCAGAACAAGAAGGGCGGCGGGCACGCCcgcgtccaccaccaccacgcctccGCCGCCGACAAGGTCCTCCATCTCATCTCCATCCCCATCTCGCTCCCACGCATACAACACACCGGGATGGGATCCATGATTCAACGCACCTAGTACTAGCTACTAGTATCGATCTTACTCTCACAGGCAGGGATCAGTCTTCGATTCGATTCTGATCAGACATCGCCCACTGACAGGCCCCCAAACAACAGTTTTTTTTTTGTCAGATTCGATTCGATTCGATTCGATTCGGGGTGTATCCTAGTAGAGTAGAGCATAATCTTGCtagttcattcattcattcatttcaCCAACTGTGATGAAATGTATAGATGCATAGGTCCATAGACATATTGGAATGTGCAGTGGATGTGGTCTCAGCTGTATTGTGTGTTTTCTTCCAGGAGGCGGCCAAGAAGCACCACCACCTCGACATCAACACCCTCAGGGGCCACACCGACTGCGTCACCGCGCTCGACTTCTCCAGCGACGCCTGCAACCTAGCCACCGGTGAGCCTACCCTCAGCCTCCCATTCGATCAGGATCTATCATGCTTCGCGCGAAAATGTTTTAATTTTCTCTTGTATGCGCCATTTATTTGTCTGGCCGGTACGGCGGGCGCGCCTCATTTATTTGTCTGGCCGATACGGCGCgccttagtgataaattaaagggTCTTCCACCTTGGCACCCCTCATACAGTTTGCCCAATCAGAGCTGCTTCCCCAAATTTGTTTGATATTTATATATTTGCTGCTTCTCGTGGCGCGGATGGAGCTGTGAAGATATTTAGTTGTTTTGTGCcataagtttctattttttttctcgcACAGACCAGTTATTTGTCGGGCTCATATGGGTTGCTTAGTGATAATAAAAGGATCCTGCCTTGGAATGACTCATCCAGTTTGGAAAACGTTGTACTTGATCAACCAATCATGTCCGCTTCCCTGAATTTCAATATTTATATGTTTGCTGGCAGTATGCGCGGATGGGGTTGTGAGAGTATTCAGGATCGATGATGCATCCAGCAAGAGCTTTAAGTAAGTCATTTCATTCTATGCGAGTTATCCCTCATTATACAACATATTCTAACACCACGAGGGTTTTGCAGGATTCTCAAGATAAACTTGCCTGCTGGGGCACATCCCACTGCCATCGCTTACTCAGAAGGGTCATCATCCGTTGTTGTGGCAGCACAGGCGCTGTTAGGCTCGTCGCTCTACATGTATGCTGATGTTGGTGCTCCTCCAACTGGGGGAAACAAACAGCAGGGCAAGCTTTCTCCTCCTGAGATCAAGTGGGACCACAAAAAGATTCACGGCAAGGAATCGGTGCTGAACCTTGCGGCAGCTCGTGCGACTCATGGGACTGGTGATGGGAGCACAATAGTGATTTCGTGCTCTGAAGGTATGATGAGCTGTATACTTTCTTAGGATTGTTTCAGTTTCAAGTAGTTACTCATGAATCAGGATTGCTTACTGCAGTAGCCTTTAAATCAAGATGCAATGACCTGCGAACATGCATAATTACTGTGTCAATTTAGATATTAATTTTTGTTTCACCATTCATTATTGGCCATGAATCGTAATGCCGTATATGCAGCTAGAGCTTTTTTCACGTATGCTGGAAGCAGTACTGTACAGTGTAGAATGTTTACTAAACTAGTGGCTTTAATGATATTTTCTAAACTAGTAAGCTTTAATGAGTAACGCTGCATCATGTTTCACTTGTATATATGGGAGTACAAAAAAGCtagacattttttttgtgaaaaacaAGAGTGCTAGACTTATGGGAGGAGGGTAAACAAAAATCTATAGGCCTCCTCCCGTAAGTCTGCCATTGCTCTTAGGAGTAATATACACTCTTCACAATTAAGTGTTGATTAACGGGTGCATGGTGACCTGACCCGTCTCTAAATAGCCTGGATCTCTCAGGTGCATGCATATATGGGATTGAGGGTAGCTAGGttgcaaggatttttttttctTGGGGCAGGTATGATGTTTTGAGTGGTAGAATAAACGCCAGTTTATAAAACTGGATCAGTGAGGGAACTGGTCAACCATCTGCCTCACCATTCAGTTGTCCGGATCAACCTGACCAACCGCTCTACAAAATTAATTGGGCAGCAATTTTTTGTCATTTTGTATTCATATTCTTTGAAAAGACCTAATATGTTATTACTTGCTTGCAATACCATTAGAATGAATTGATAGTCCAACTGGTGCTATGCTTTCTGCGTGCACGTGATGCTCTGGGTTGAGGTTCTCTGTTTGGCACAGCGCTGAATATTTCTAGGATTCTCCCTTGTTTCCTCCCCAAACTGTTCATTATACAAACCGGAGCAGACCAGGCGCTGGTTTGGCTCTTCCTATTTTAGTTGTCGGTACGGTCTGGTCTTAACAACTACTACTTTCGACTCAAAATAATGGGTGtcaccatttttcatttttttccatGAAGGAAGGACGCTACCTCCAAATTTCACGGTAACTGCCTAAATTATCCACGGTGTCTGTCTTACCAATCTGTTAGTTGCCAAATTAAAGACACACATTTTTGCTATTGGTTAGCGTGGGAAACCAGGAGGCCCACCATGCTTCGATTGAGGAACTGTGCAGTTATGGCATGCGACTGTTCTCTGCTTTCCTTTCTTGATCCATGAGCCTGAAGTTGTGCGTCTATTATTTGTGAAGCAACATGCTTTTTTTTATGCCACACATGTGCATTAGGAATATGCAGACATATCACAAATTTACAAGATGTAATCGTGTGACATTGTGGACTTATTTCCATGTTACgagttctgttttgttttaacatTTGTTTTTGAAAACTGTTTGCAGCAACTGATATCAAAATATGGCACGGAAAGAGTGGCAAAGAGTTGGGAACAGTTGACACTAATCAGTTAAAAAACAATATGGCTGACATATCCCCAAATGGCCGCTTCATTGCTGCTGCAGCTTTCACTGCTGATGTCAAGGTTGGTAGTGTTCATTGTAATAAAACTCACTATTTTGCTCATTAACCGTCTCCCAGTTATGATAATATTCACATGTTCTTTAGGTGTGGGAGATTGTTTATTCAAAGGATAGTTCAGTGAAGGAGGTTAACAGGGTCATGCAGCTCAAGGGTCACAAGGTCAAATTCCTCCCTGCTTACATTTTATTGTGCAAGTTTCAAACTATTCCTGTGAGCAGAGACTGACAAGTTTTGAATTCAGAGTGCTGTTACTAGTTTGTGTTTCACTCCGGACTCTGAGAAGATTATTACTGCGTCGAAAGATGGTACCATCCGAGTATGGAATATCAATGGTATGTTCTATATTTACCAACAGTTGTGCTTGTTGATTTTTAATATGTTAACCCTGTTTACCGGAAGTTGCCCTAAAGTCATGTCAGCTTCTTttgtacttatatatatatatatatatatatatatatatatgtatccaATACCTTCTCATCCTTTTTGGGATTGCTTGATCTGCATCAAGAGGATAATGCATGAGAACCTTTTTATGTTTGCCTTTCTTCACCAAGGTTGATAAGCCCTTCATTACAGAAAATGTTAATCAATCAGTTTAGGCTATTGATATGTAGTGGACATGGCCAAAGCTGTCACATTTGCATGATTATATAATCTCTTTTGACGTCATGGCACTTGTCAAAAGCAACCCTGTTGTTTGTCAGATATTGCAATGTACAAGTCTTTGTCAAGGGGGGTTAATGGTTTCTGTTACTTCCTGCAGTAAGGTATCACCTTGATGAGGATCCCAAAACCTTGAGAGTTTTGGCAGTCCCTCTGCATGATTCAAAAGGCTCTACTTGCCTGTATGAACACATGGGCATCTCCCCAGATGGTAAAGTTCTGGCTTTAACTAGCGGATCGACGTTGCAATGGTTATGTGCAGAAACTGGCGCGGTTTTGGATACAGCTGAGAAGGCTCATGAAGGTGTGTAATAATATTCCTAGTTTCCAGGTTGAAAGTCTCTTTAGGTTCTCCTTGTCTAAAAGAAAAAGTGCATGGGCTGACGTGTTTTATGCACATACTCAGGTGCTATTTCTGGCATTGCGTGGGCTCCACGGACAATTCCAAATGGTAACATCTCTGTTGTTTGCTAGATGGTGCACTAGAGCTGTTAGGAACCTGCTTAGGTTAGTAGTGCAAAGTAACACAATGGAATTTTTGGACTGGATCTACTTAGTGTGTCAGCCCTTGGCGCACCACAATACTAGTGATATATGATAGCTGACTCATGCTCACTCATCCTTGTGTAAATTACATTGTTTGTCGTGCTCACTCATCCTTGTGTAAATTATTTGATCTAGTTTGATGCTGGAAATATTATGTGTTTAGTTAAAGGTGTGTAGATcacattgtttgtttgattgtctcAGGTGGTGGTGCTCCTGCGTACATTCTGGCGACTTGCGGGGACGACAAAAAGGTGAAACTGTGGTTAGCTCCGGAGGTGAGCTCGACATGAGCGTCTTGTACTAGATAGCTTCCCTGAGGAAACAAAAAGAAACAAGGGAAGATTAAAAAAAACTCGGTGTTTGCAGTTGGGTTCATTTGAGCTCAGCCCAGAGTCGATAGCGTGTTGTGTGAACGTGCATTGTACTATAGTTTCTCTGTGAATCTGTTGTTTTCTGGAGGTAACTAAAAGTGTTTTTGCGGCGGTTGGTTCTTTCAACTATAACTATGGACATACATAGTAGTCGGCGCGACTATATGTGCTATATACATTGAACTATATGAACTATAACTATGAAATTATCGTCTGCTTTGGGCCTGTACCTTTGATGAACCCTACATACATTGTATCAAATCTTCTTCTTCGTGTTTGTCGCGCGCTACTGTTGAAAATCACGAAAAttgcttttttttttattttttttgacgggCAAACAGTACCTACGAACCCACCCAAACCACTGTGCTCTTCCAAGTTGAGTCACTCACCTCCGTCCTCTCTTCCCCAACCCCGGcttccaccccgccgccgccgcccgcggatcCACCCGAGCGGCCAGATCCGCCCtcactccctccctccctccctccctcctcgcgcTGGAAACCCTAGACCGCCCGGCCATGGCGACCCAGGTTTCACTTCCACGAGAGATCTgctgctccctcctcctcctcctcctcctccaacggtGGTAtgagcccctcctcctcctcctcctcttcttcttcttcttcttcttcttcttcttccctctctCTGACCCCTGTCGCGTCTGTCTGtgtaggtagcttgagggcagcggccAGTCCTTCTCCGCCGCTACAGAGGAGGAGAGGCTCGAAGGTATCCTTCCCCTCCCACTCCATCTCTCCGATTTGAACATGAGCATCATCAGCCAACCAACATTCTGGCCGGCTTTTCTTCTCCTGGATCCCCATCTGATGTGCGGTTTGGGATTCTTCCTTGCCTTCTTCACCACCATCTCCTCCTCCCCAAGAACAGGGCCTTCACCcccctcccttcttcttctgcttttcTTCATCTATGCATCTGCATCTGCAAAGTCCTTTTTTTTCCTGGTTCAGTATGTATGTGTGTATGGATGTGCTACTTGCCACCGGAAGGAATAAAATATCTGATGAATGCTTTTTTGCTGTGTCTGATCAACTCTTGTGTGTCCAGGATTCGTGAGGTGACAACCGTTTGCCCAGCCCACAAGTTGTGCTGTTTCCAAAAATCCCCACCCCACCCAAAACGGAAGCAGGAGTAAACAAGGAGGCTTGTGGCCTTGTGGGTCGCCTCTCCTTCATCGGCGACGCCGCCGACCACTCGTACCCGACCTACACCAAGGTAAGCT
Above is a window of Triticum dicoccoides isolate Atlit2015 ecotype Zavitan chromosome 5B, WEW_v2.0, whole genome shotgun sequence DNA encoding:
- the LOC119313001 gene encoding transducin beta-like protein 2, which translates into the protein MAAVQVASALSVPLLSALLGGAVALVFLAGYLRRKRADIAHLPPSAAAAAAAPDLPKQVRPAGQNKKGGGHARVHHHHASAADKEAAKKHHHLDINTLRGHTDCVTALDFSSDACNLATVCADGVVRVFRIDDASSKSFKILKINLPAGAHPTAIAYSEGSSSVVVAAQALLGSSLYMYADVGAPPTGGNKQQGKLSPPEIKWDHKKIHGKESVLNLAAARATHGTGDGSTIVISCSEATDIKIWHGKSGKELGTVDTNQLKNNMADISPNGRFIAAAAFTADVKVWEIVYSKDSSVKEVNRVMQLKGHKSAVTSLCFTPDSEKIITASKDGTIRVWNINVRYHLDEDPKTLRVLAVPLHDSKGSTCLYEHMGISPDGKVLALTSGSTLQWLCAETGAVLDTAEKAHEGAISGIAWAPRTIPNGGGAPAYILATCGDDKKVKLWLAPEVSST